The DNA sequence GGCGGCGACCGAAGCAGCGACCGCGGTTTCCTGCGCGTCCTCCTTCCGAGCCTGTGGATGGCGTGGAACCGCTCGCAGGCAGGCATGCGGTCGGCGGCCGGCAACGTCCGCAACACGCGCGAGATCGCGACCGCGTTCTGGGATTCGTACCAGGAGTCGGCGCGCGAAGTGATGATCGCGCGCGTCGAGAGCCTGGTCCACATCGCCGCCATCGGGCTCGCCGCCGGCGCGCTGGTGGGAACGTACGTGCGCGGCCTGTTCTTCGAATACAACGCCGTCTGGCGCAGCACGTTCGTGGTCGAGCCCTCTTCGGTTGCCGCGTTCCTGAACATGCTGCTCGCGCCCGCGAGCCTGGCATTGGACGGGCGCCTGCTCGGCATCGACGACGTGCGTCCGCTGCTCATGCCCGAGGGCGACGTGGCCGCGGCATGGATCCATCGGCTCGCGCTGATGGGCGTCTTCGTGGTTCTCCTGCCGCGCGCGATGCTGGCGCGCTCGGCCGCGCGGCGTGCCGAGCAGGCCGCCGCCGGCATCGAGGTCGATCTGTCCCAGCGCTACTTCGTCGAGAAGCTGCATGCGGCGCGCGAGGGGCAGATCCACCGCATCCGCGACGGCATCGCCTCCGCGCTGCGCACCGAGACCGGCAAGCTCGCGGAGTCGGTGGCGCTGTTCGTGCGCGACCGGTTCTTCGACAAGGTCGTCGCTCCGACCCTGTTCCAGTTCCGCAATCGCGGAGGCCGCATCTGCGACCTCGAAGAGGAGCTGGCGGCGCACAACGCGGCCTTCGGCGCTGAGCTCCAGGCGCATCTGCGAATCGCGCAGCGCGATTTCGACGACGGCGTGCGTCACTCGGTGCGCGGCATCATCGGCCGCGAGCTCGACCAGCCGCCCGAGCTGCTGGGCGACCTTGCCGCGCGCTCCGTCTCGGTGGACCCGCGCGGCATGACGGGCTCGGTGGCCGCCAACGTCGGCGACGCGATCGGCGCCACCGTCACGGCCGCCATCAGCGCCACGGCGGCCGCCATCAGCGGCGGCGTCGGCAAGACGCTCGGCGTCGCCGTCGTCTCGCACCTGCTCGGCACCACCGGGCCCATCGGCCTCCTGATCGGCGGCATCGGCGCTGCCGCAGTGGTCGGCGGCGCCTATGTGCTGGGACGCGATCGCGTGACGTCGGCGGTCAAGACCTGGCACATCCCGGCATCGGTGGTCGCGCTCGGCCTGCGCGACTCCAAGCTCGAGCGCGCGCGGCAGTCGACCTACGCCGAGGTCAAGCGCGAGATCGAGAGCCGCATCGAGCCCGAGATCGCCCCCGCCACCGAAACCATCCTGCGGCAGCTCTCGCTGGCGGTGGTCTCGCGTGCGCGACAGGGCGAGCGCTGATGGACCTGCTCGCACGCACACTGGAGGCGCTGGACTGGCCGTTCATGGCGCGAGAGCTGGCCAGCCATGCGCGCACTGCGGCCGGAGCGCGTGCCGCCGCCGAAGTCGAGCTGCACAAAGATACCGGTGCCATCGCCGAATCCCTCGACGCCATCGAAGAGATCCACGCGCTGCTCGAGGCGCGCGCCGGAGCTCCGCCGGTCGGCGGCGTCGAGGACATCGCCGAGCCGCTGCTGCGCGCCGCCCGCGGCGAGGTGCTCGACCTTGCCGACCTGCGCGCCGTGCGCAGCACGCTGGCGGCGTTGGCGGAGCTGGCGCGCTTCCTGGCGCGCCATGCGCAGGCTGCGCCGACGCTGGCTCGCCTCGGCGCGGCCATCGAGCTGGACCGCAAGCTCTGCGCGACGTTCGAGGCGGCGCTCGACGAGCGCGGCGAGCTGTCGGAGCGCACCTACCCGATGCTCGCGCAGCTTCGCCAGCGCATCGCGGCGCTGGAGCGGCGGGTGCGCAGCGTGATGGAGAGCCTGCTCGAGTCGCCCGAGCTCGCCGACGTGCTGCAGGAGCGCTACATCACCATCCGCGACGATCGTTACGTGCTGCCCATCAAGGCGCAGGCCAAGGGCATGGGCCTGGGCATCGTGCACGATGCCTCGCGCACCGGTCAGACGGTGTTCGTCGAGCCTGCGCAGGTCGTGCCCATCGGCAACGAGCGGCGCATGGCCGAGTCGGAGCTGTTCGAGGAGGACCGCCGCATCCGCGGCGATCTTTCCGAGACGCTCGGTCGCCACGCCGATACGTTGCGCGGCGCGCTGGAGGCGGCGACCGTGCTCGATGTCGCCTGCGCTCGCGCCGAGCTGGCCACGCGCCTTGGCGCGACGCGGCCGCGCATCGGCGTTTCCGGCATCATCGATCTTCGGCACGCGCGCCATCCGGTTCTCGCGCTCGGCACCGACGTCGTCGGCAACGACCTGTGCCTGTCCGAGGAGCGGCCGGTGCTGGTGCTGACCGGTCCCAATGCCGGCGGCAAGACGGTGGCGATGAAAACGATCGGCCTGTGCGCGCTTCTGGTGCGCGCCGGCTGCTTCGTGCCGGCGGCGCCGGGCTCGCGCGTGGATGTCTTCGATCCGATCCTGGCCGACATCGGCGACATGCAGACCGTGCACGGAGGCCTCTCCAGCTTCTCGGCGCACCTGACCACGCTCAAGGCGATGCTCGAAACCGCCGGCGCCGGCACTCTGCTGCTGCTCGACGAGATCGCTTCCGGTACCGACCCTGCCCAGGGCGGAGCCCTGGCCGGCGCCGTCATCGAGCGCCTCGCGGACGTCGGCGCCCGCGTGGTGGCCACGACGCACTATGCGCAGGTCAAGGCGATGAGCGCGCGCGACTCACGCGTGGAAGTCGCAGCGCTCGAGTATCGCGAGGGCCGGCCGACCTACCG is a window from the Candidatus Limnocylindrales bacterium genome containing:
- a CDS encoding DUF2868 domain-containing protein, translating into MTTLHERDLLALLLVRAVEEHDPHCFSPEVQSEAALAAVDAASDVELLEKRTSYLFLRLPRSVRAWARIALLPEDSMGAVIVAAFALGALSNYLGPSGQIHVAYNPLGFLILWNIGAYALIGARRIRRSARARSGSRPAAGAHAGEDVTAAAAAASRGHKEGRTAGGDRSSDRGFLRVLLPSLWMAWNRSQAGMRSAAGNVRNTREIATAFWDSYQESAREVMIARVESLVHIAAIGLAAGALVGTYVRGLFFEYNAVWRSTFVVEPSSVAAFLNMLLAPASLALDGRLLGIDDVRPLLMPEGDVAAAWIHRLALMGVFVVLLPRAMLARSAARRAEQAAAGIEVDLSQRYFVEKLHAAREGQIHRIRDGIASALRTETGKLAESVALFVRDRFFDKVVAPTLFQFRNRGGRICDLEEELAAHNAAFGAELQAHLRIAQRDFDDGVRHSVRGIIGRELDQPPELLGDLAARSVSVDPRGMTGSVAANVGDAIGATVTAAISATAAAISGGVGKTLGVAVVSHLLGTTGPIGLLIGGIGAAAVVGGAYVLGRDRVTSAVKTWHIPASVVALGLRDSKLERARQSTYAEVKREIESRIEPEIAPATETILRQLSLAVVSRARQGER
- a CDS encoding Smr/MutS family protein is translated as MDLLARTLEALDWPFMARELASHARTAAGARAAAEVELHKDTGAIAESLDAIEEIHALLEARAGAPPVGGVEDIAEPLLRAARGEVLDLADLRAVRSTLAALAELARFLARHAQAAPTLARLGAAIELDRKLCATFEAALDERGELSERTYPMLAQLRQRIAALERRVRSVMESLLESPELADVLQERYITIRDDRYVLPIKAQAKGMGLGIVHDASRTGQTVFVEPAQVVPIGNERRMAESELFEEDRRIRGDLSETLGRHADTLRGALEAATVLDVACARAELATRLGATRPRIGVSGIIDLRHARHPVLALGTDVVGNDLCLSEERPVLVLTGPNAGGKTVAMKTIGLCALLVRAGCFVPAAPGSRVDVFDPILADIGDMQTVHGGLSSFSAHLTTLKAMLETAGAGTLLLLDEIASGTDPAQGGALAGAVIERLADVGARVVATTHYAQVKAMSARDSRVEVAALEYREGRPTYRVVSGLAGESHALAAALRIGIEEALVARARELMDEGERALHEALAALEVERERARDASLRADLAASDLAARQNALAEREQRIRHHAREIQEDQARAFLERLRAADEEVRRRIRELREDPSRQTATRAGMAIAAARAATALPREQQPAASREPAVGDRVRLLRLGTVGEVLAVRDGEVEVSAGSLTIRARPADVEVVSGAEARRHVRAHRSRLASRSTADADRDALAQKTMQDDRALEDALRMASNTLDLRGARVEEGLERLERFLDESMLAGRDAVFVLHGHGTGALKAAVRRALSASKYVEASGAASEEQGGDAFTVARLRG